From the genome of Clostridium sp. BNL1100, one region includes:
- a CDS encoding permease — MSIQLSIIGGFLEAGKTTFIQNLLKSQHCTNSKKTVLICFEQGFEEYRESTLKRYNTVLININDIHMLDRSFINSIIEEHDPARIFIEYNGTWPIGEFLSIRLPPDCRISNIFFIADASNFALYLNNMKSIMTEQISNSDIVILNRDKSLGSVEKTNIKRAIKAVNRQAQVVYFKNDYKIPQNKNKAFSGLLLLALFVLYLFFISVKNTSSAFITIFLSILIQALPFILIGIFISSFLQVFVSDKKIVKVFSRFKLAGFPAAVILGIFFPVCDCAMAPICSRLARKGVPLYYVLTFLLSAPVVNPVVIMSTYYAFPNKPEVVFVRVGLGVVIALSVGLIVKFAGVTKEYAVNETVLETPCSGGYIGDFSQEGFVGKLGMLVRHAGMEFFNVGSYIVVGAFVTSLLQTFLSRELLSTTGISRYLELLVMLGAAVFMSVCSTSNAFIARGFSYSFPMYSVVCYMVMGPMLDLKNIMMLLAGFKKRFLVELVTILIVIAVFIFSIAAAFFS, encoded by the coding sequence GTGAGTATACAATTAAGTATAATTGGGGGATTCCTTGAAGCCGGCAAGACCACATTCATACAAAACCTATTAAAAAGTCAGCATTGCACAAATAGTAAAAAAACTGTATTGATATGCTTTGAGCAGGGATTTGAGGAATACCGGGAAAGTACACTCAAAAGGTATAATACAGTATTAATTAATATTAACGATATACATATGCTTGACAGAAGCTTCATAAATTCCATTATTGAGGAACATGACCCGGCCCGGATTTTTATAGAATATAACGGAACATGGCCTATAGGAGAATTTTTAAGCATAAGGCTGCCTCCGGACTGTCGTATAAGCAATATATTTTTTATTGCGGATGCTTCCAATTTTGCATTGTATCTGAACAATATGAAATCAATAATGACGGAGCAGATTTCAAACAGCGATATTGTTATCTTAAACCGTGACAAATCCTTGGGGTCGGTGGAGAAAACAAATATTAAAAGAGCCATAAAGGCAGTAAACAGGCAAGCCCAAGTTGTATATTTTAAAAATGATTATAAAATTCCACAAAATAAAAATAAAGCTTTCAGTGGTCTTTTATTACTGGCGCTATTTGTACTGTACCTGTTTTTTATATCAGTTAAAAATACAAGCTCTGCCTTTATAACCATTTTTCTGAGTATTCTGATTCAGGCCCTTCCGTTTATATTAATAGGTATATTTATTTCATCCTTCCTACAGGTATTTGTTTCCGACAAAAAAATAGTTAAAGTGTTTAGCCGTTTTAAATTGGCGGGTTTCCCCGCAGCTGTGATTCTGGGAATTTTCTTTCCCGTATGCGATTGTGCAATGGCCCCAATATGTTCAAGACTTGCCAGAAAGGGAGTTCCCCTATACTATGTATTGACATTTTTGTTAAGTGCACCTGTTGTAAATCCTGTTGTAATTATGTCTACATACTATGCCTTTCCCAATAAACCGGAAGTTGTATTTGTGAGAGTAGGATTAGGTGTTGTGATAGCACTGTCGGTGGGACTGATAGTGAAATTTGCAGGAGTTACAAAAGAATATGCCGTAAATGAGACGGTTCTGGAAACACCATGCTCAGGTGGGTATATTGGGGATTTTTCACAAGAGGGATTTGTCGGTAAACTTGGAATGCTTGTAAGACATGCAGGAATGGAATTTTTCAATGTGGGCAGTTACATAGTAGTAGGAGCATTTGTAACCTCTCTTTTACAGACGTTTCTATCGAGGGAGCTGCTTTCGACAACGGGGATAAGCCGATACTTGGAACTGCTGGTAATGTTAGGGGCAGCTGTATTTATGTCGGTATGTTCAACTTCCAATGCGTTTATTGCAAGAGGCTTTTCCTACAGCTTTCCCATGTACTCGGTAGTATGCTATATGGTAATGGGGCCTATGCTTGATTTAAAAAATATAATGATGCTCTTGGCTGGTTTCAAAAAGAGATTTCTGGTAGAACTAGTTACAATACTTATAGTTATTGCGGTTTTTATTTTCTCAATAGCAGCAGCATTTTTTAGCTGA
- a CDS encoding GTP-binding protein — translation MAVKIDIVSGFLGAGKTTLIKKLLKEKLGSEKVVIIENEFGEIGIDGGILRDSGIEIKEINSGCICCSLVGDFSTALKEVLREYTPDRIIIEPSGVGKLSGVLEACGKMEKQAEVGVNMCIAVVDAVKYIIYVNNFGEFFQDQIKNAKTVILSRTQMMEQDKLSKVVNDIQKRNAEANIVTTDWSKLKGEDIISLAEQGGGLNIEIPSENGLHRHTETDKMFQSWGVETHKLYTDEGIRSILKSLSNKSLYGDILRSKGIIPLEKNNWIQFDFVPGEISVKPCLPDYTGRICVIGEKLNTGELKKLFTGV, via the coding sequence ATGGCTGTTAAAATAGACATTGTTTCGGGCTTTCTTGGCGCAGGAAAGACAACGTTAATAAAAAAGCTTTTGAAAGAAAAATTAGGCTCAGAAAAAGTTGTTATAATAGAAAATGAGTTTGGTGAAATAGGAATTGACGGCGGAATTCTAAGGGATTCAGGCATAGAGATAAAGGAAATCAATTCAGGCTGTATTTGCTGTTCATTGGTAGGGGATTTCTCTACGGCTCTCAAGGAAGTTCTAAGGGAATATACGCCTGACAGGATTATTATTGAACCCTCCGGTGTAGGCAAGCTTTCAGGGGTCCTGGAGGCCTGCGGGAAGATGGAAAAGCAGGCAGAGGTCGGTGTAAATATGTGTATAGCTGTTGTAGATGCAGTTAAATATATAATTTATGTAAACAACTTCGGAGAATTTTTTCAGGACCAGATTAAAAATGCAAAAACTGTTATTTTAAGCAGAACACAAATGATGGAGCAAGATAAGCTTTCTAAAGTAGTAAATGATATTCAGAAACGCAACGCTGAAGCCAATATTGTAACAACCGATTGGTCGAAATTAAAGGGTGAGGATATTATTTCTCTAGCAGAACAGGGCGGAGGTTTAAATATAGAAATTCCGTCAGAGAACGGGCTGCATAGGCATACAGAGACAGATAAAATGTTCCAGAGCTGGGGTGTTGAAACTCATAAACTCTATACCGATGAAGGGATACGCAGTATACTAAAGTCCCTTTCGAATAAATCATTGTATGGGGATATACTTAGGTCAAAAGGTATAATTCCATTAGAGAAAAACAACTGGATACAGTTTGACTTTGTGCCGGGAGAAATCAGCGTCAAGCCTTGCTTGCCGGACTATACGGGACGTATTTGCGTTATCGGCGAAAAACTCAACACCGGGGAACTGAAAAAACTTTTTACGGGAGTTTAA
- a CDS encoding transcriptional repressor — translation MDKNVLKSSDLKTTKRRMAILAVLENSTVPMTAEDIYSNVINDVHMSLSTAYRTLGTLSEKGILLKNLSQDGKTYYQINRHQHKHQLVCTLCNETVPIDDCPLSNIEKSLIKQTGFTITGHSLEFSGICPKCAKHT, via the coding sequence ATGGATAAAAATGTTCTAAAATCCTCAGATTTGAAAACCACTAAACGCCGTATGGCTATACTTGCAGTACTGGAGAATTCTACTGTACCCATGACGGCTGAAGATATTTATTCAAACGTTATAAACGATGTCCATATGAGCCTTTCGACTGCTTACAGAACCCTAGGGACTCTTTCTGAAAAAGGGATTCTTTTAAAGAATCTTAGTCAGGACGGCAAAACATATTATCAGATAAACAGACATCAGCACAAACACCAGCTGGTATGCACCTTGTGTAATGAAACCGTACCAATTGATGATTGTCCCTTATCAAATATTGAAAAAAGCCTCATTAAACAAACCGGGTTCACCATAACAGGTCATAGCCTGGAATTTTCGGGTATATGCCCTAAATGTGCCAAACATACTTAA
- a CDS encoding GNAT family protein — MKISSERLNFRFFTHEDFPLFYSVFSNETIMRYAWIDKISSEESAYTFFEGFINRGDAVNKDGSYAFAVFSKEENEFIGFADIQIHSRNNSGGCGEIGYFLLPEYWGKGFATELANALIEFGFTRLGLHKISARCNSNNLKSEGIMKKVGMSLEGELRKVRFKYGSWDDEKNYGILLEEWKVANR; from the coding sequence ATGAAAATATCAAGTGAACGTCTCAACTTCAGATTCTTTACACATGAAGATTTTCCATTATTCTATTCTGTATTTTCAAATGAAACGATAATGAGATATGCATGGATAGATAAAATAAGTAGTGAAGAAAGTGCATATACTTTTTTCGAAGGATTTATAAATAGAGGAGATGCTGTTAATAAAGACGGCTCCTATGCCTTTGCGGTTTTTTCCAAAGAGGAAAATGAATTTATAGGCTTTGCAGACATACAGATACATAGCAGGAATAATTCAGGGGGCTGCGGAGAGATAGGATATTTCTTGTTGCCTGAATATTGGGGCAAAGGTTTTGCAACAGAACTTGCAAATGCATTGATAGAATTTGGCTTTACAAGGCTTGGACTTCACAAGATATCTGCCAGATGTAATTCAAACAACCTTAAATCAGAAGGAATTATGAAGAAGGTGGGTATGAGCTTGGAAGGTGAGCTACGCAAGGTAAGATTTAAATACGGAAGTTGGGATGATGAAAAAAACTACGGAATCCTTTTGGAAGAATGGAAGGTAGCTAACCGTTAA
- a CDS encoding CarD family transcriptional regulator, which produces MFSVGDNIIYGNHGICKIEGIQDMTIDSNTRPYYVLKPVFENSSTIYFPVGNETAEQKVRRILSLEEIYSLIREMPDEDTIWIENENERKESYKNILTGSDRSALVKLIKTLYLRDQDLKKTGKKLHVSDEKFLKDAEKTLYDEFVFVLDIKREEVIPFITEQIEINTKKQEEGDGIV; this is translated from the coding sequence ATGTTTTCAGTCGGTGACAATATTATATATGGAAATCATGGTATTTGTAAGATTGAGGGAATACAGGATATGACGATTGATTCAAACACTCGTCCTTACTATGTTTTAAAGCCTGTTTTCGAAAACAGTTCTACCATTTATTTCCCTGTAGGGAATGAAACAGCTGAACAAAAGGTGCGACGTATACTCTCACTTGAAGAAATTTATTCCTTGATCAGGGAAATGCCTGACGAAGATACAATCTGGATTGAGAATGAGAACGAAAGAAAAGAATCCTATAAAAATATTCTGACAGGTTCTGACCGATCTGCCCTTGTGAAACTCATCAAGACCCTCTACCTTAGAGATCAGGACTTGAAAAAGACAGGGAAAAAGCTGCATGTTTCTGACGAAAAGTTTTTAAAAGATGCTGAAAAAACCCTTTATGATGAGTTTGTTTTTGTTCTGGATATTAAGCGAGAAGAAGTAATTCCTTTCATCACAGAGCAGATTGAAATCAATACAAAGAAGCAAGAAGAAGGTGATGGAATTGTTTAA
- a CDS encoding carbon-nitrogen hydrolase family protein gives MLIAALPAPDFVVLPELAICSYMASQEMWQYADSCGRDTSAWAMQMAQKYNTCIGVGYLDKEKGEYYNRYLFAGKDKVYGIVTKSEGESAVFKREAFESVINTPFGNIAVAICYDAKRKHFYNNIKDKEISMILFPHGCPADPNKPDEEENTNDFFCESYEKAFGVPVVYVNSTGKLEYMPGKMGELMAKAGFTMNGKTKIYGRNCETIDCDVKEAIGVSVELSPQTRKQDIRFYGKDIIKGNWLFRFFILKKDIKYGLQLYETNR, from the coding sequence TTGCTGATTGCCGCTCTTCCAGCTCCTGATTTTGTAGTTTTGCCAGAGCTGGCTATATGCAGCTATATGGCAAGCCAGGAGATGTGGCAATATGCGGATTCCTGTGGACGTGATACATCGGCATGGGCCATGCAGATGGCACAGAAATATAATACCTGCATTGGCGTCGGATATCTTGATAAGGAAAAAGGAGAGTATTACAACCGTTATCTTTTTGCCGGCAAAGACAAGGTTTATGGTATTGTGACGAAATCGGAAGGAGAATCGGCAGTATTCAAAAGGGAAGCCTTTGAAAGTGTCATAAACACTCCCTTTGGAAATATAGCTGTCGCAATTTGTTACGACGCCAAAAGAAAGCATTTTTATAACAATATCAAAGACAAAGAAATATCTATGATCCTCTTTCCACACGGCTGTCCTGCCGATCCAAATAAACCGGATGAAGAGGAAAATACCAATGATTTCTTTTGCGAAAGTTATGAGAAAGCGTTCGGTGTTCCTGTGGTATATGTAAACAGTACAGGTAAACTGGAATATATGCCCGGTAAAATGGGAGAACTGATGGCAAAGGCCGGCTTTACAATGAATGGTAAGACTAAAATATATGGCAGGAATTGTGAGACAATCGACTGCGATGTGAAAGAAGCAATTGGTGTCAGTGTGGAACTCTCTCCGCAGACACGGAAACAAGATATTCGTTTCTATGGTAAAGATATCATTAAGGGAAACTGGCTTTTCCGTTTTTTTATTCTGAAGAAAGATATTAAATACGGGTTGCAGTTATATGAGACTAACCGGTAA
- a CDS encoding condensation domain-containing protein translates to MKVKIPLSPPPDKIINKFSKFIGVNKAKRKETKNSLDCIPADGQDIYNYIARYRIANSQTQVVMKLDGRLDFDKLLKAVRLSFDVEPVFGCCFVKSTHPYWKRINDFDCVEFCTFEETDNPDLAVEKFLDIPLDLNKGPMAKVKLIRSGPTDTLCMKVSHVCCDGTGAKEYFLLLADIYSQIDKESTDYIPIQHIPNKNDRIRLYKALDIDASEAISYYKQKTAHQLWKFPWRNNQIGATRFVVCKLPNGQLEEMKSYSKARGATINDLILTAVYRAMFKISKPSYGVPVDIPITHDLRRYLPDQKTEAIRNFSGGHITTIARKKRESFSETLSRVMSETKKLKDGRMGLEDAVWAEYVESLNFYQYINDFKALSLLADMVSYNPFFDFTDKCSIVFANLGFVSKSPIKFGEHTVTDAHILPPVIRAPGILLIATTYNGIITLAVGYYKPSVHRSAMENLLNKVRDELIEGCKQPSED, encoded by the coding sequence ATGAAAGTAAAGATTCCATTATCTCCTCCGCCTGACAAAATTATAAATAAATTTTCAAAATTTATTGGAGTAAATAAGGCGAAGCGTAAAGAAACAAAAAATAGTTTAGATTGTATACCAGCTGATGGGCAGGATATATATAACTATATTGCTCGTTACAGAATTGCAAATTCTCAGACACAAGTGGTAATGAAGCTCGATGGCAGACTGGATTTTGATAAACTATTAAAAGCAGTAAGATTGTCATTTGATGTTGAGCCTGTTTTCGGTTGCTGTTTTGTTAAAAGCACTCATCCCTATTGGAAGCGTATAAATGACTTTGACTGTGTTGAATTTTGTACATTTGAGGAAACTGATAATCCAGATTTAGCTGTTGAAAAATTTCTAGATATCCCTTTGGATCTGAATAAAGGACCTATGGCCAAGGTGAAATTAATACGATCCGGACCCACCGATACTTTGTGTATGAAAGTCAGCCATGTATGCTGTGACGGTACTGGTGCGAAGGAATACTTTTTACTTCTTGCGGATATTTACTCTCAAATCGATAAAGAAAGCACCGATTATATTCCAATACAACATATACCAAATAAAAATGACCGGATTAGACTGTATAAAGCATTAGATATTGATGCCTCAGAAGCAATTTCGTATTATAAACAAAAAACAGCGCATCAATTGTGGAAATTTCCATGGAGAAACAACCAGATCGGTGCTACCCGGTTTGTTGTCTGCAAGCTTCCAAACGGTCAGCTTGAAGAAATGAAAAGCTATTCAAAAGCGAGAGGGGCAACAATCAATGATTTGATTCTTACTGCTGTCTATAGGGCTATGTTTAAAATATCCAAACCTTCATATGGCGTGCCGGTAGATATTCCTATAACACATGACTTGCGTCGCTATCTTCCTGATCAAAAAACTGAGGCAATAAGAAATTTTTCCGGCGGACATATAACAACGATAGCCAGGAAAAAGCGTGAATCTTTCTCAGAAACCTTATCCAGGGTGATGTCTGAGACAAAAAAATTAAAAGACGGTCGCATGGGATTAGAAGATGCTGTATGGGCAGAATATGTTGAAAGTTTGAATTTCTACCAATACATTAACGATTTTAAAGCCTTATCACTACTTGCTGATATGGTTTCGTATAATCCTTTTTTTGATTTCACTGATAAGTGTAGTATAGTATTCGCAAACCTTGGCTTTGTATCTAAATCACCAATCAAATTTGGCGAACATACCGTTACTGACGCACATATTCTCCCGCCAGTTATACGTGCACCCGGAATTCTCCTTATTGCAACAACTTATAATGGCATAATAACGCTAGCAGTTGGTTATTATAAGCCTTCAGTTCATAGAAGTGCTATGGAGAATCTTCTTAATAAAGTTAGGGATGAATTGATAGAAGGTTGTAAACAACCATCCGAAGATTAA
- a CDS encoding AMP-binding protein, which translates to MIDIKKVMKDVNFGGEYMLYWDPTNECMSRNEKEDFSKETIGGIIDRMCIKYENNEAIVYRDKNVRYSYRDFMKMYDGIAKGLLKLGIKKGDHLSIWSLNSPEWIALQIATAKIGAVLVCINIDYSKHELEFNLKHSNSKALFFSKGYNGNNYADSVYSICPELKYCFQGKLSSKALPDMKSVISLDGEDKNLMSLQNLIEMGRDVSDEELLERSKSLECYDTTNIQYTSGTTGNPKAVMSTHYNIINNAIISGKNLDYSEKDRLLVCLPLFHVMGCVLSAIQCLLYGSTIVLVDRFQTTKVLEYLDKEKCTGLNGVPTMFKFLLSHPDFYNFNLSNLRKGMIAGSYCPPDLMKEIMDKMNMNELCIVYGQTEAMGITQTLISDPFDKRISTVGRGMFGTEIKIINPATGKEVPNGVEGELITKTEYIMKGYYKNQEATQKSIDKDGWLHTGDLAIKDEDGYCKIIGRIKDIIIRGGENISAKEIEELLVKHESIKEAAVVGVPDKNLGEEICAFLIIEDKHTLSREDVVSFIQDNLAKYKIPKYIEFVTEFPTTTSGKIKKFMLKDYAIEKYSLK; encoded by the coding sequence TTGATAGATATAAAAAAAGTGATGAAAGATGTGAATTTTGGAGGCGAATATATGCTATATTGGGATCCGACAAATGAGTGTATGTCTCGGAATGAAAAGGAGGATTTTTCAAAAGAAACAATTGGCGGTATCATTGACAGAATGTGTATCAAATATGAAAACAATGAAGCCATAGTCTATAGGGATAAAAATGTTCGGTATTCTTACAGAGATTTTATGAAAATGTATGATGGTATAGCAAAAGGGTTATTGAAACTGGGGATAAAGAAAGGAGACCATTTATCAATTTGGTCATTGAACAGTCCAGAATGGATTGCACTTCAAATTGCGACCGCCAAAATTGGGGCAGTTCTTGTATGTATTAACATAGATTACAGTAAGCATGAACTTGAATTTAATTTAAAACATTCAAATTCAAAAGCTCTCTTTTTCTCAAAAGGATATAATGGAAACAATTATGCCGATTCCGTGTATTCTATATGCCCAGAACTCAAATATTGTTTCCAAGGAAAGTTATCAAGTAAAGCCCTTCCTGATATGAAGAGTGTTATAAGTTTAGATGGTGAAGATAAAAATTTGATGTCTCTTCAGAATCTTATCGAAATGGGCAGAGATGTGTCCGATGAAGAATTACTTGAAAGAAGTAAATCATTAGAATGTTATGATACAACAAATATTCAGTACACTTCAGGTACTACAGGAAATCCTAAAGCCGTAATGTCCACGCATTACAATATCATTAATAATGCTATCATTTCAGGGAAAAACCTTGATTATTCTGAGAAAGACAGATTACTTGTATGTCTCCCCCTCTTTCATGTAATGGGATGTGTTTTAAGTGCTATTCAATGTTTGTTATATGGCTCAACAATAGTTCTTGTGGACAGATTTCAAACAACAAAAGTTCTTGAATATTTAGATAAAGAAAAGTGTACAGGATTAAATGGAGTCCCTACTATGTTTAAATTTCTTCTTTCCCATCCAGACTTTTACAACTTCAATTTATCTAATCTTCGAAAAGGCATGATTGCTGGCTCTTATTGCCCACCTGACCTCATGAAGGAAATAATGGATAAAATGAACATGAATGAACTCTGTATCGTTTATGGGCAAACAGAAGCTATGGGAATAACACAAACTCTCATTTCTGACCCTTTTGATAAGAGAATAAGCACTGTAGGGCGGGGTATGTTCGGAACAGAAATAAAAATAATAAATCCTGCTACTGGAAAAGAAGTACCTAATGGTGTAGAGGGAGAGCTTATCACTAAAACAGAATATATCATGAAGGGATACTACAAAAACCAAGAGGCTACACAAAAGAGTATAGACAAAGATGGATGGCTACACACTGGAGATTTAGCTATTAAAGATGAGGACGGCTATTGCAAGATTATCGGCAGAATCAAAGATATAATCATCAGAGGTGGTGAAAATATATCAGCTAAAGAAATCGAAGAGTTATTAGTAAAGCATGAATCTATAAAAGAAGCCGCAGTCGTAGGTGTTCCTGACAAAAATCTTGGAGAGGAGATATGTGCTTTTTTAATTATTGAAGATAAACATACTTTATCAAGGGAGGATGTTGTATCATTTATTCAAGATAATCTTGCAAAGTATAAAATCCCTAAATATATCGAATTTGTAACGGAATTTCCTACTACGACAAGCGGAAAGATTAAAAAATTCATGTTAAAAGATTATGCCATTGAAAAATATAGTCTTAAATAG
- a CDS encoding FMN-binding protein: MSRIEKRKGRSKVWIIILIIVAVIVVGSVGGILVDAPGRREIGELSFTSIDLKNLRNGTYIGEYKGTKSHFRDTKVEVIISKGDISNIKILKGAVDKEGKPVILKGGQSMENVFDNVIKFQTLQVDVISGATLTSKTHLKALENALEQAQRFD; this comes from the coding sequence ATGAGCAGAATTGAGAAAAGAAAGGGGAGAAGCAAAGTGTGGATTATAATACTGATTATTGTAGCAGTAATTGTAGTCGGATCAGTGGGAGGAATTCTCGTAGACGCACCTGGACGGCGTGAAATCGGAGAGCTTTCATTTACGTCTATAGACCTTAAGAACCTTCGCAATGGAACCTATATCGGTGAATATAAAGGTACAAAGTCTCATTTCAGGGATACAAAAGTTGAGGTAATAATATCCAAGGGGGATATATCCAATATCAAAATATTGAAAGGAGCCGTGGATAAGGAAGGAAAACCAGTAATTTTAAAAGGTGGGCAAAGTATGGAGAATGTATTTGACAATGTGATTAAATTCCAGACACTTCAGGTAGATGTTATAAGCGGTGCCACACTTACCTCCAAAACACATCTCAAGGCACTCGAGAACGCTCTGGAGCAGGCACAAAGATTTGATTGA
- a CDS encoding FAD:protein FMN transferase — MLQFAVTEASSVGMNTDITYRVFGQKAELAVADAKAELSRLENKLSRFIPDSEISKINMFAGKGRVKISYETYEVLSFALLLSEISQDLFDITLGPLIDLWDYKHSFHVPEEAKIQSALFKVNFRDLLLNSQDNTASLRKAGQSIDLGGIGKGYASDRFIEILQEHGVSSAFINIGGNVSTLGKKSDGSPWSVGIRHPRRDNCLLGAVKVISKAVVTSGDYERYFIDSTGTRRHHILNPVTGYPAESGLISVTVVNDNAMIADALSTAIFVAGIDKGIEYLEHFPGAEAVLVDNRQQVFITQGLKECYQTAEGIEVNII, encoded by the coding sequence ATGTTACAATTCGCAGTTACAGAGGCCAGCAGCGTTGGTATGAATACTGATATTACATATAGGGTATTTGGTCAAAAGGCAGAATTGGCAGTTGCTGATGCAAAAGCGGAGCTTTCACGACTGGAGAATAAACTAAGTCGCTTTATACCGGACAGCGAGATAAGCAAGATCAATATGTTTGCGGGAAAAGGGCGCGTAAAAATCAGCTATGAAACTTATGAGGTCCTGTCATTTGCCCTCCTGCTTTCTGAAATCTCACAGGATTTGTTTGATATAACATTAGGACCTTTGATTGATCTATGGGATTATAAGCACTCATTCCATGTACCGGAGGAAGCAAAAATTCAGAGTGCTCTATTTAAGGTCAATTTCCGCGATTTGCTGTTGAATTCACAAGATAATACGGCCAGTCTTCGGAAAGCGGGACAGTCAATTGATTTAGGCGGCATCGGAAAAGGTTATGCCAGTGACCGCTTTATAGAAATACTTCAAGAGCATGGTGTTTCCTCAGCTTTTATCAATATTGGAGGAAATGTATCCACGCTTGGGAAAAAATCTGACGGTTCTCCGTGGAGCGTTGGTATCCGGCATCCCAGGCGGGATAATTGCCTGCTTGGCGCAGTAAAGGTAATCAGCAAAGCAGTGGTTACCTCAGGTGATTACGAGCGGTATTTTATTGACAGTACGGGTACGAGGAGGCATCACATCTTAAATCCAGTCACTGGATATCCTGCTGAATCAGGCTTAATCAGCGTTACTGTGGTTAATGATAACGCAATGATTGCGGATGCATTGTCTACTGCAATATTTGTAGCAGGCATTGATAAAGGAATTGAATACTTGGAACATTTTCCCGGAGCAGAAGCGGTTCTGGTGGATAATCGTCAGCAGGTTTTTATTACACAAGGCTTAAAAGAGTGTTATCAAACTGCTGAGGGAATTGAAGTAAACATAATATGA
- a CDS encoding TetR/AcrR family transcriptional regulator: protein MEDKKTLIYDCAKELFSNKGFKDTNISEITQKAGMAVGTFYKYYPSKEKLFMDIFLEENAKLKKHSLQSLDLTRSPLEVVGQMLALNAEGTNTNPILKEWYNKSVFEKIEKLYREENGLGAVDFLYDSFLELVKEWQAQGKIRKDIDNKMIMMIFAAIINVDTHKEEIGLEYFPQLLEIMTTLIMKGLMDCSE, encoded by the coding sequence GTGGAAGATAAAAAGACGTTAATATACGATTGTGCGAAAGAATTGTTTAGCAATAAAGGTTTTAAAGATACAAACATATCTGAGATTACACAAAAGGCTGGAATGGCTGTAGGAACGTTTTATAAATATTATCCGTCAAAAGAGAAACTTTTCATGGATATTTTTCTGGAAGAAAACGCTAAGTTAAAAAAACACAGTTTGCAGTCGCTTGATTTAACCCGGAGTCCGTTGGAGGTCGTGGGGCAAATGCTAGCGCTGAATGCTGAAGGCACTAACACAAATCCCATTTTAAAGGAATGGTATAACAAAAGTGTTTTTGAAAAAATAGAAAAGCTTTATCGTGAGGAAAACGGGCTTGGAGCGGTTGATTTTCTGTATGACAGCTTTCTTGAGCTTGTGAAGGAATGGCAAGCCCAAGGGAAAATACGTAAAGACATCGACAATAAAATGATTATGATGATTTTTGCCGCTATAATAAACGTAGATACCCATAAGGAAGAAATCGGACTTGAATACTTTCCACAGCTTTTGGAGATTATGACTACTCTAATTATGAAAGGCCTGATGGACTGCTCTGAATAG